GATCTGAGACTGTACCCGTGGGCATCATTGCCTGCAAGCCACAGGGCAATTATCGTTATCACCACCAGACGGCTGCGAATCCGGATAAGGATTTTGGAGACTTAGGTTTGTTGAATATATACGTATTGGCTAATCTGCCAACCCAGTTGGCTGTCCTTAGTTTATCTGCTTCCACCTCTGGGAAGCCACCCAGGTTACTGTCAGACCAATATCTTGATAGCCTTACTCGTTGCCGATCCCTTGACTGTCTTTTGTTTGAGACTGTCCCTTGTCATCCAACGGCTTTTGTATCTTACGCCGTCTAGCCGTAAGTTCTAGAAAACCCTAACCTAACATGCTGGGAGATACCTCTGACAGAAGTTGACTAGTTTTGCATTCCTTCTTGCCAGCGAAGATAGGCCTTCCCCAATTTGCCGAGTCTTTTCAGCATAGTTGAGGCTCCCTTTGTTGTGTTTCGGAATAAAATTCAGTCTCCGACGGCTGTAACTCTGGCTTTTGGACACCTTGTCCTTCATTGGCATGAATACCCAACAAGTAACAACTTGTGATGACTGGTATGCTGAAAGATTAAATAGCTTagctcagggctcgacaaatcccggtcgccatggcgactagaaatagggttctggtgacttggcttggaaggggggcaaaaaaaattttgtgagctggtgccatctggtggtgagccgttcgtattacaagttaaacaacaattctaatgtaatttttcactattttcactgccatcttcttccctctaattagaacccccaaacattatatatattttttatcctaacaccctggagaataaaatggcgatcattgcaatactttctgtcatgccgtatttgcgcagcggtcttacaagcgcacttttttggaaaaaaaaatacactttttttaattaaaaaataagacaacagtaaagttatccccatttttttttaatattatgaaagataatgttatgccgagtaaattcatacccaacatgtcacccttcaaaattgcgtccgctcgtggaatgccgacaaatcttcataggcgacgtttagggctagaattattgctctcgatctaccaatcgcggtgatacctcacatgtgtggtttgaacaccgtttacatatgcgggcgctgctcacgtatgtgttcgcttctgcgcgcaagctcgtcgggacggggcgccttttctggctcctaacttttttagctggctcctagattccaagcaaatttgtcaacccctggcttAGCTATCTCCCCAAGAAGGGACTTTTCTCCTCTGTGGAGTCATCGTTTCTAGTGCGGGAAGTAAGTCCTTCTTTACTACAAAACCAGTTAATACAGCTGTCAACCTTGCTTGGGCCCCCTCGGACCACATGGGTTCTTACAGGCTACTTTATCGCTCTTGCGACCGTGGGATGCAACCAATGGGAAAGAGACATTTGTTCAAATGAGATACTTATACTGTTACTCTCTCTGAGTGTaacattattttattcttttattcatTAACTTTTTCCAGAGAGTCAGAATTACCTCCCAGTAGGTGATTATTGTGATGACATTAGTTGGTCTctcgatgatggctcctcccGTCTTGATTAGAGTCTGTACTGTGACTTTTCCCAGAACCTGGAAGCCTTTGCACCATTCTGTTGTCCAAACAAGACTCACCAGAAGTCCTTGTGCCCCGCAAGTCGGCCCTTACTGGACCCAATATCCCAGGAAATGCCTGGAGATTGTGGAAAGGTCACTGTCTGCAAGTTTAACTCGTAGTGCACTCTGATTGGCAAGTGACGCTACTTGCTGAAACCTGGGTATTTCGAAGTGTGTATACcttatccacacacacacacacccttgtgAACGACCACCACATACAGGGTATAGTATTTATACAAAGGTAAATACCGCCCTATCATCACACCTAGGTTGGACTAGGTTTCCAGTATTATGACATAaaattgtgcgttttttttttttttttttttttttttttttttactgcgatttctATGCGTCTTGAAATTGATTCAAGACGCATagaaatcgcagtaaaaaaatcgcacaaTTTTATGTCATATTTTGATGTCCACGGCCCCCAGTTAGGCCACAGTGGGATCAGAAGTAGtgtagggactactttgaagtcgcagcgACTTGGGGGTCGCACCGCTATGAACAAAAtatcttcttttattttattttcactttttcttgaagaatcttctttcaactgtcggctgagtgacaggctggatattatagatccttgtagtctactcagtccgaccagcaagcgtggacacacctatgcaaagaggcttggtctgccacgccatacctcatgactcctgaggtggccgtgaGCTTTGCTccaaggtccacatatgactgggctgtggtgttgcctcactcacagtggaccgggccgacagctacctccattgcggttgtaggtctgtcaggaatgcgtcagcgagtcctcgctcggacgggtaagtacagtccctcctacttcggtgggttggtacggctgggcattcctggggttcggaggTGCCCTGACAGTGCAGGAgcactcctcccttccctgctcctttcccttgctgcattgctaaggcacgctgtccgggggggggggggggggggggggggggggctttcctgaGAGGGCTGTGTTATCTGGCACCTTTTACTGTCTGATACAGGGTTTTTCCTGTGGGGGTTTTCACTGTAAAGGCTCTTGGAGGCTTTCCCTGTTTAAAAGGTGGCGTTTTGCCGCCGTTTGGCCGatgctggcgccattttttgggaggttttcaactacattgaaaactcccattggcggccattttgtcgtagccgcgccaTGTGCAGCGGGCGGCCATCTTTGTGCAGTTCTGTCCCCTAGTGctgtatctacggcgcacacaggtccctgcagacgcCGCAGTTCCTTCATGGTTTATTTCCTCTCCACACGCTGTGTGATGAGAGCggtcggcagcgctgggcagtctcctcctgaggtgagtcccctggctAACAGACTTATATTGGGATACGTTTTTAACTCCccgggtcagcgcagcaagtgagtAAGATGCCCTGTATAGGGCCCTGGGAGCGTCAGTTTTTATGTTAAGACAGGTATTACATACACATGTAAATGTCTTttatatttggagtcagtatctggtccttccccTACATGCtcagcagcaggtgttagcacctgggatctcCACAGAGACTTCTTTGTTAGCCCTGGACACTTTTGGGCCAGGCTGGGGGCGGAATGCGGATGGGCGGGggttaaaagagtgccccctccctctgttatcccctggggaatgctccgtATTATTGAATTTGTgaccatgtgtgtttttttatcttttgtctATGGTTTatatgactctttttttttttgtgtgtcaccttttaaagtcccaccctcaggggggtacttttgttttttgtgctatggagccatggaccaggtacctgggtaaaaaaaaaaaaaaaaaaaaaagcaggataaggcatttatgggtgcgcttctcactgctgtaagggactctcttaagctgtaTAGTGCAGCtgtgtttccgccgagggctcggtctttttttggATCACAAAtcggaccgctctgtgtaggttctcCCCTtcttgcccttctttgataatttctaagatgcggaatgagaaaagccgctgaggtagtccctcaccgcctggcggttcagttcccttttgaggagagccctttcaggggatcctccgggtgtcatgtatagctgaccactctccctattacgggagtccccgcttgtatggatctggctGTTAGAAGATCTGAGGTACTGGCCCttgtcatgtttaccatgctggggtccgtcttgcggcctattgtggctacTACTCTGGAGTCTCAGTCAATTtctgagtgagcattttgcaccagacagtggaggagcaccgtctCTGTACCAAggatattaggctagcggacccgttggtccagggcctcatataggtctgtgatgcttctttGAATGCtgtgcccttgttatccagggcttctgtttcagagatggtatgcggtggtgtagtggttaattcCATTACTTGTCAGCAAGAGTCATTGGTCCGAATTccggacactgacaccaatctagcTGGAGCTTACTTTGTCGCtctctgtgtctgcgtgggtttcctccgggtactccggtttcctcccaccctccaaagacgTGTGCATACACTTCCATAATATACATGCAAACTTTGTGTATGTATTAGTACGGGGCcgacaagggctcagctgggggactaaattgtccctgggtgcgtaaacgCCATATGCAGTCGTCTTCCCTCCCTGCTCTAGGTGTGGGGGGGCGGCttacaggttcacaattcagtgaatctCCCTGCTCTGACTGATGGGGGGCAGTCCTGCATGGTGCAGTGGTAAGCCACCTGCACTTCGGTGCACAAGGTCATAGGATCGAATCCATTAGACCCACCATGGGGCTGCTACCTgtatctgcgaggtggtctcttcagagTCCTAGATAGGGTTTACGCCTATCCATAGAACAGAGTTCTTTTCTCGTTTATTCCTCACCCGGCTTGTCGTTCTGCCTGAGAACAGTGCGGGACTTGTAAGTCccgcagggacgcatacatgcatgtcccgttttgcatatgtcacagaattttctgtgctcCGTGATGGGGGAGGGCTTCTGTCAGTCTGTGGCCCTCCCTCTTAATCTGGCGTTGGCACTGAGGGTTTTCGCCTAGGAGCTCGCAATtgtcctaactttgttgggacagtgaGGTTTTGCCTCGTGGGCTTCTtgaacgaccttcttctgagggcagcttctgtctcagacctaatGGAGCTGTTTATAGCCATTCAGACCCCCCAAAGTCTCGGGTGGGTGCTAAACATTTGGAGCCGGTACTGAGTCCGACTCAAAGGgagcgaaggtccttcttcccctggagaatttgcagactcttcagtctgcagtgagggTATTAGCATCATgctatcggtcttctctccgggtgcATGCTGGTCCGGGACCTGTGGGTAGCCTtcttcgaggcggtactgtatgcccagttccacacttgggCTTTCCAGgtaatactgtccaggtggtaagaaATTTCTTGTCTCTGTAATCGCCAGattcaggtgcgccacctagtcggaGTCTTCTGAGTTGGGACGGAGATCCCCGGATCTTCGGCCCAGGAAGTTGTTCCATCCTTCCAGTGGTCGTTGTTTACGACGGACGCAGGCCTCACGGATTGACTGGTTGACTGGTTTTCTGTGCccgggggtgtttcggctcccttgcaggaagtGAGTCTCACAGGGCAGGCGAGATTATGGCTCAGCCAGTTGCCtctgggttcaagcccaggaAGATCTGTGTCGTTACGTTGCCCGGGCTCGCCTTGGTTTTTTTCCactcgtggatctcctggccgctcgtctccaccgcaagggtgtcgaagtAGTGACCAGGTCTAGTGCTCTGGTACTGACGCGTAAGTTGCGCTGGTGACcctgtgggggtctgtatcagCGGCCTTATACCGTTCCTCCATTTGTGTTGCTTCCTCAGGTGCTCcatagagtggaggctgaggggatcccgatgtTCCTAATCACTCCAGATTGACATTGGCGTCTTTGGTACGCCGTTTTCGGGCGCTTCATAACGGAGGTACCCTGGCCGTCACCAGGGCGAGAGGTCCTTCTGTCTCGAGGTTCCGTACTTCcttctgttgtacagtcactaacTTACTCAATATGGCTATTGGtagccagactttaagagaccggggtctgtctgactcggtcatctcaaccatgttgagggcatggtagtcttcttccaggagaatctaCAGTCACACCTGGCagacctacatctcttggtgcgaagagatgAGGTGACGTCCACGAACGTATTCGAtggccagggtcctgctgttttttttttacagcttggtgtGGATCTCAAATTACTTTTAAGCACCGTTTGGGGACAgagttcagccttggctgtgttctttcagtggccctttggggcccgttccctggtgggtacctctttgtgcagggggtttgtcatattctttcccctcttggcccatctcttccccaatgagttttgactctggtgctcttggtTCCTCAGGAGCTTTCCCTTTGGAAacttcagagagattttctcttaacACTATCTTGGAAGGTGGCCCTTTTCTTCCGTTGGAGGGGTCTCTGAGCTGGTgggcttgtcttgcaagccgccatacttgatactccataaggattaggtggtggtgcgcccgcgaccttcccttcttccgaaggtgatcTCGGACTTTCGCCTGAATAGGGGCATTGTTCCGTCCATCCTTTTTgccctcggccggcgcatcctacggaggttgttTTTCATACttcaggcgtggtacgcgctttgcgggtgtatctacctgctacggctccgttttggagatctgaccctcttttgtgtcagtgtctggtccacaaagggcctggcggtctcgtcgaccaccctgtctcggtggatctgacagaccgtcatacaggcctatgctcttagggggcgggccccccttttttCCGGTCGCGGCACTGTCGACCAGGGCacctggtgcttcctgggttttttccgACTTCATACGTTGGTGTCACAGGTGTGCAGGGCGGCGACTTAGTCGTCCGTTcacgtttttgtttttcaaaatttcctggttgctgtgagtgcatcataTGATGCTTTCGCCCGCTAGCGTTTGCAGGCGGCCATTTGAGGTTGCATCTTCTCCgttttgaggagctctgcttgttttggggtgaagttaaaattggttttactgatatacttcccacccctcgttttgacactgcttggggacgtcccacttgtcaagacttaaggagctgtgtccgtccatggacgataagagaaaataggattttttgtactcaccgtaaaatccttttctctgacgtccatggacggacacagctcccacccctcctttttaggtttgtactgcttgttacgaactgaggctgcatgctgcagtgaggagggttatgtctggagggaccgccccctgggcggggctgttcaactctgttaatttaacatgtatttaaccatttaacatgtttctgcctagtcctctcctgtaaacaggaacataacccacttgtcaagacttaaggagctgtgtccgtccatggacgtcagagaaaaggattttacggtgagtacaaaaaatcctatttttgtagtgtgaaaagggcctaagggaAAAGAGAAATTCCTGCTTTCTAGCAGGAGCATAACCGCCTGTTAGCAGTTAGCAGAGGAAAACACAGAGGATACTGTGGTATGGGAGGAGACCTACTTTTATAGTATAACCGGTCCTGATTGGGCAGGGAGGCAGAGCCTTCCCAtacgtatatgctgtcatgctgtttcaggaaaatgttttttttatatatttttgggggatatttattatagcaaaaagtaaaaaatattgaatttttttcaaaattgtcgctctatttttgtttatagcgcaaaaagtaaaaaccgcagaggtgatcaaataccaccaaaagaaagctctatttgtgggaaaaaaaggacgccaattttgtttgggagccacatcgcacgaccgcacaattgtcagttaaaaacgacgcagtgccaatttgcaaaaaggggcctggtcctttagctgcattttggtccggggcttaagtggttaattggatcctgtctaaattggccctagtatgtatgaatctgagttagggaccttagattgtaagctactGTTTTGTGTCTGTTCTCTAGCTTTCAACCCCTgaaactggctcgaaccctcccttggcacaactggtattggtAAGGATTGTGGATCCCACTGGCTGTTGGGGAAACATTCTATCACACCACAgtaacatttgtaaataaactgtCTATTATCCTGGGCCACAGGATAATAGATAGACAGCACACAGGATTAAACTTAGAGTCAATGTAAAccccaacatttttattttattttttgctgtcacaatgtaaagtaaaagatttcctatcatctgtgcccagtcttgccaaaaagagttaatccagctttgagcaatcctcttttattgttcagtgagataaaatggacttgcagagaaaaaccttagtccattccgcccccttgctgtgagtgacagattatttacatatctcatgcactagcctggagacaggcattatttttttaatttccacccccactccttttctgcagtcatgtggttacttttctggattttgactggatgttagtgatcatagccgaATTCAGtaacaacaataaaagtgaaatattcctttaaatttcgtaccggggggggggggtgtaaagtaagcatgtgaaaaagcgcatgttcgCGTGGTTGGAACTGTCCCTGCTCAAAATGACATTGTAACGGCTACCCTCTAGTAGGGGAGGGTATTAGCCGTTGGAGacatccttttccctggcaagttgcgatatgcaggtacagccggtatatcccatccacgggatccagagagagagagtcaggttcaGCTGTAAAATGAGCAGAATAgtaatcccatcgaacgccctttcaagaacgagacggggctatgttttgaagggtcaagtaggactgttttttaatggttcactctgagattttatacagtttccaaggcacatgaacaatcaaactgtccccacccacccatcacaccgtggggaagcttcaatcacattctttgagctaattactaaacattccttcattaacagaactcaaacaaaacaccatcacacaatgatctccttccaatccacatctctagacagacgttctgtctccgacaagtacattccacacataaacagtatttagcatacataacacctttacacaagggacaatgaaatgtctaggagtctatgcaattaacacctttcaaaagaatgtgtccccaatagccaacaacttgtgatatctccagACATGGACTGCAAACatggattatgattcacttgccaccccatctcctggctcaatctgtgcccaaaagtcactcctgttacagacattctgaaggaaaaaaagtaatttaaaaaatcacttgcggctataatgaattgtcggctcccggcaattctgagCAAAttcttcattcataaaaaaaaaaagcgtgtggtcccccccaaattccattaccaggcccttcaggtctggtatgaatattaaggggaaccccgccgtaaaaaaaaattaaaaaatgacgtggggttccccccaagtatccataccaggcccttcaggtctggtattgattttaaggggaactccaccccaaatttaaaaaaaaaatgtcgtggagctcccccaaaaatccacaccagaccccttatccgagcatgtaacctggccggccgcagaaaagagggggggacagagtgcggccccccctctcctgaaccgtaccaggccacatgccctcaacatggggagggtgctttggggtccctccaaagcaccttgtccccatgctgatggggacaagggccttcttccttccttccttccttccttccttccttccttccttccttccttccttccttccttccttccttccttccttccttcccccctcctcctcctcctcctcctcctcctcctcctcctccttttacctcagtacttcctcctcctcctcctcctcctcctcctcctcctcctcctcctcctcctcctcctcctcctcttacctcagtacttcctcctcctcctcctcctcctccttttaccTCAGTacttccttctcttcctccttctcctcctcctcctcctcctcctcctccttttaccTCAGtacttccttctcttcttcctcctcctcctcctcctcctcctcctcctccctcagtacttcctcctcctcctcctcctcctcctcctcctccttttacctcagtacttcctcctcctcctcctcctcctcctcctcctcctcctcctccttttaccTCAGtacttccttctcctcctcctcctcctcctcctcctcctcctccttttacctcagtacctcctcctcctcctcctcctcctcctcctcctcctccttttacctcagtacttcctcctcctcctcctcctcctcctccttttacctcagtccttccttctcctccccctcctcctcctcctcctcctcctccttttccctcagtacttcctcctcctcctcctccttttacctcagtacttcctcctcctcctcctccttttacctcagtacttcctcctcctcctcctcctcctcctccttttacctcagtacttcctcctcctcctcctcctcctccttttacctcagtacttcctcctcctcctccttttacctcagtacttcctcctcctcctcctcctcctcctcctcctcctcctcctcctcctcctcctcctcctcctcctccttttacctcagtacttcctcctcctcctcctcctcctcctcctcctccttttacctcagtacttcctcctcctcctcctcctcctcctcctcctcctcctcctcctcctcctcctcctcctccttttacctcagtacttcctcctcctcctcctcctcctcctcctcctcctcctcctcctccttttacctcagtacttcctcctcctcctcctcctcctcctcctcctcctcctcctcctccttttacctcagtacttcctcctcctcctcctcctccttttacctcagtacttcctcctcctcctcctcctccttttaccTCAgtacttcctcttcctcctcttcctcctcttcctcctcttcctcctcttcctcctcttcctcctcttcctcctcttcctcctcttcctcctcttcctcctcctccttttacctcagtacttcctcctcctcctcctcctcctcctccttttaccTCAGtacttccttctcctcctcctcctcctcctcctcctcctcctcctcctcctccttttacctcagtacttcctcctcctcctcctcctcctcctcctcctcctcctccttttacctcagtacttcctcctcctcctccttttacctcagtacttcctcctcctcctcctcctcctcctcctcctcctcctcctcctcctcctcctcctcctcctcctcctccttttacctcagtacttcctcctcctcctcctcctcctcctcctcctcctcctcctccttttacctcagtacttcctcctcctcctcctcctcctcctcctcctcctcctcctcctcctcctccttttacctcagtacttcctcctcctcctcctcctcctcctcctcctcctcctcctccttttacctcagtacttcctcctcctcctcctcctcctcctcctcctccttttacctcagtacttcctcctcctcctcctcctcctcctcctcctcctcctccttttacctcagtacttcctcctcctcctcctcctcctcctcctccttttaccTCAGtacttccttctcctcctcctcctcctcctcctcctcctcctcctcctcctcctcctccttttaccTCAGtacttccttctcctcctcctcttcctcctcttcctcctcctcctcctcttcctcctcctcctcctcctcctcctcctcctcctcctcctcctcctcctcctcctccttttacctcagtacttcctcctcctcctccttttacctcagtacctcctcctcctccttttacctcagtacttcctcctcctcctcctcctcctcctcctcctcctcctcctcctcctcctcctcctcctccttttacctcagtacttcctcctcctcctcctcctcctcctcctcctcctcctcctccttttacctcagtacttcctcctcctcctcctcctcctcctccttttacctcagtacttcctcctcctcctcctcctcctcctcctcctcctcctcctcctcctcctcctcctcctccttttacctcagtacttcctcctcctcctcctcctcctcctcctcctcctcctcctcctcctcctcctcctcctcctcctcctcctccttttacctcagtacttcctcctcctcctcctcctcctcctcctcctcctcctcctcctcctcctcctcctcctcctcctcctcctccttttaccTCAGtacttccttctcctcctcctcctcctcctcctcctcctcctcctcctcctcctcctcctccttttaccTCAGtacttccttctcctcctcctcttcctcctcctcctcctcctcctcctcctcctcctcttcctcctcctcctcctcctcttcctcctcttcctcctcttcctcctcttcctcctcttcctcctcttcctcctcttcctcctcttcctcctcttcctcctcttcctcctcttcctcctcctcctcctcctcctcctcctcctcctccttttacctcagtacttcctcctcctcctccttttacctcagtacttcctcctcctcctcctcctcctcctcctcctcctccttttacctcagtacttcctcctcctcctcctcctccttttacctcagtacctcctcctcctcctcctcctcctcctcctcctcctcctcctcctcctcctcctcctcctcctcctcctcctcctcctcctcctcctcctttttacctcagtacttcctcctcctcctcctcctcctcctcctcctcctcctcctttttacctcagtacttcctcctcctcctcctcctcctccttttacctcagtacttcctcctcctcctcctcctcctcctcctcctcctcctcctcctcctcctcctccttttacctcagtacttcctcctcctcctcctcctcctcctcctcctcctcctcctcctcctcctcctcctcctcctcctcctcctttttacctcagtacttcctcctcctcctcctcctcctcctcctcctcctcctcctcctcctcctccttttacctcagtacttcctcctcctcctcctcctcctcctcctcctcctcctcctcctcctcctcctcctcctccttttacctcagtacttcctcctcctcctcctcctcctcctcctcctcctcctcctcctcctcctcctcctcctccttttaccTCAGtacttccttctc
This window of the Rana temporaria chromosome 13, aRanTem1.1, whole genome shotgun sequence genome carries:
- the LOC120920068 gene encoding LOW QUALITY PROTEIN: basic proline-rich protein-like (The sequence of the model RefSeq protein was modified relative to this genomic sequence to represent the inferred CDS: deleted 1 base in 1 codon) codes for the protein MVVFFQENLQSHLADLHLLVRRDELSTPETGSNPPLAQLVLTSVLPPPPPPPPPPPPPPPPPPPPPPFTSVLPPPPPPPPPPPFTSVLPPPPPPPPPPPPPPPPPPPPFTSVLPPPPPPPPPPPPPPPFTSVLPPPPPPPPPPPPPPPPPPPPPPPPPPPPPPPPPPPPPPFTSVLPPPPPPPPPPPPPPFTSVLPPPPPPPPPPPPPPPPPFTSVLPPPPPPPPPPPPPPFTSVLPPPPPPPPPPPFTSVLPPPPPPPPPPPPPFTSVLPPPPPPPPPPFTSVLPSPPPPPPPPPPPPPPPPFTSVLPSPPPLPPLPPPPPLPPPPPPPPPPPPPPPPPPPFTSVLPPPPPFTSVPPPPPFTSVLPPPPPPPPPPPPPPPPPPPPFTSVLPPPPPPPPPPPPPPFTSVLPPPPPPPPPFTSVLPPPPPPPPPPPPPPPPPPPPFTSVLPPPPPPPPPPPPPPPPPPPPPPPPFTSVLPPPPPPPPPPPPPPPPPPPPPPPPFTSVLPSPPPPPPPPPPPPPPPPPPPPPPPPPPPPPPPPPPPPPPPPPPPPPPPFYLILPPPPPPPPPPPPPPPPPPFTSVLPPPPPPPPPPPPPPPPPPPPPPPFTSVLPPPPPPPPPPPPPPPPPFTSVLPPPPPPPPPPPPPPPPPPPPFTSVLPPPPPPPPPPPPPPPPPPPPFTSVLPSPPPPPPPPPPPPPPPPFTSVLPSPPPP